In one Winogradskyella sp. MH6 genomic region, the following are encoded:
- a CDS encoding tetratricopeptide repeat-containing sensor histidine kinase: MKVKIFCLLFIILISSAVYSQEKHELLDSIILLRENSTKSSLSKEKRINFAKRAVELSLKTKIDSTLLKSERNLSFIYLMTGEYDLFRDSTLKNLSFAQKLNDSSAIARSSSNLGFYYYQIADNTSESYSYYLQALKYYDALNVLNEKAAVLTALATIQDDEKDYLGSEQNAIEALKIINSLEEYESQNLDKYYAYNLLGLVSLKLENYEQSIDYHNQAFDVTKTIDDGESKALQTLNNLAFAYREKGELDRSLEIFGELLQNKELKENDITFYALILNNYTFTKFLKGNYDYKSLEKDFHKALKIADSIDDSYTKLAASIDLAKFYKANNEFNSALNYAKQSYKISKDIPINELYLESMFLLSDLTKGEESKNYLKEHIKLSDSLLKVERAVRNKFARIEYETDQLEAENKQISRENLYLLILSAGLLLTAILVYLFISQRAKNRKLKLIQVQQKANEDIYNLMLSQQDKVDEARTLEKKRISEELHDGVLGRLFGTRLSLDSINFKDGKDAMMTRANYIGQLKIIEEDIRKISHELNTDFVSGSGFMDIVSELIENQTKAYGLTYEFNYTDDISWDSVSNKTKINIYRIIQESMQNIYKHANAKAIKISISLEKDVICLDIIDDGEGFDTSKSKKGIGLKNMMSRVEDINGKITFTSQSGNGTTVNVKIPYE; this comes from the coding sequence TTGAAAGTTAAAATATTTTGTTTACTATTTATCATTTTAATCTCTTCGGCAGTTTATAGTCAAGAGAAGCATGAATTATTAGACTCTATTATTCTTCTCAGAGAAAATTCAACAAAATCATCCTTATCAAAAGAAAAACGAATAAATTTTGCAAAAAGGGCAGTTGAACTTTCCTTAAAAACAAAAATTGATTCAACACTTTTAAAGAGTGAGAGAAACCTCTCTTTCATATACTTAATGACTGGTGAGTATGATTTGTTTAGAGACTCTACTTTAAAAAACTTGTCATTTGCCCAAAAACTTAATGACTCATCTGCAATAGCCAGATCTAGTAGTAATTTAGGCTTTTATTATTATCAGATAGCAGATAATACTTCAGAATCTTATAGCTATTATTTGCAGGCTTTAAAATATTATGATGCATTAAATGTTTTAAATGAGAAAGCCGCAGTATTGACAGCTTTAGCAACAATCCAAGATGATGAAAAAGATTACTTGGGGAGTGAGCAAAATGCAATAGAGGCACTTAAAATAATTAATAGTTTAGAAGAATATGAATCTCAAAATTTAGATAAATACTATGCGTATAATCTATTGGGACTTGTCTCTTTAAAGCTCGAAAATTATGAACAATCTATTGATTATCATAACCAAGCATTTGATGTAACTAAAACTATTGATGATGGTGAGTCAAAAGCTTTACAAACGTTAAATAATTTAGCTTTTGCCTATCGTGAAAAAGGGGAATTAGATAGGTCGTTAGAGATTTTTGGTGAATTACTTCAAAATAAAGAATTAAAAGAAAATGACATTACATTCTATGCTCTAATATTGAATAATTACACTTTTACAAAATTTTTAAAAGGGAATTACGATTATAAATCACTAGAAAAAGATTTTCATAAAGCATTAAAAATTGCCGATAGTATAGATGATTCTTATACAAAACTTGCCGCATCTATTGATCTTGCAAAATTTTATAAAGCTAATAATGAGTTTAATTCAGCTTTAAACTATGCAAAACAGAGTTATAAGATATCTAAAGATATTCCTATAAACGAACTGTACTTAGAATCAATGTTTTTATTGTCAGATCTTACTAAGGGAGAAGAAAGTAAAAATTATCTGAAAGAGCATATTAAGTTAAGTGATAGTCTTTTAAAAGTAGAAAGAGCTGTTAGAAATAAATTCGCAAGAATAGAATACGAAACCGACCAACTCGAAGCTGAAAACAAACAAATCTCAAGAGAAAATCTTTATCTGCTTATTTTATCTGCTGGATTATTGCTTACAGCAATTTTAGTTTATTTATTCATATCACAAAGAGCTAAAAACAGAAAACTCAAACTCATTCAAGTTCAGCAAAAGGCCAATGAGGACATTTATAACTTAATGTTAAGTCAGCAAGATAAAGTTGATGAAGCTAGGACACTAGAGAAAAAGCGAATATCAGAAGAGTTACATGATGGTGTGCTGGGGCGTTTGTTTGGGACACGTCTTAGCCTAGATAGTATTAACTTTAAAGATGGTAAAGACGCTATGATGACCAGAGCTAACTACATTGGTCAGCTAAAAATTATAGAAGAAGATATACGCAAGATTTCACATGAGTTAAATACAGATTTTGTTTCAGGTTCTGGATTTATGGATATTGTTTCAGAGCTTATTGAAAATCAAACTAAGGCTTATGGACTAACATACGAATTTAATTATACCGATGATATCAGTTGGGATTCTGTATCTAATAAAACAAAAATTAATATCTACAGAATCATTCAGGAATCCATGCAAAACATTTACAAGCATGCCAATGCTAAAGCTATAAAAATTAGTATTTCTTTAGAAAAAGATGTAATTTGCCTAGACATCATTGATGATGGAGAGGGCTTCGATACATCGAAAAGCAAAAAAGGTATTGGTTTAAAGAACATGATGTCTCGTGTTGAGGACATTAACGGAAAAATCACCTTTACCTCTCAATCTGGAAATGGTACAACAGTTAATGTTAAGATTCCCTATGAATAA
- a CDS encoding DUF456 domain-containing protein has translation MEIFLIILGILLMILGILGSFLPILPGPLTSWVGLLVLHFTEGVQLSNTFLIVTLVVAIIIYVLDYIIPAIGTKRFGGSKEGMIGTTLGLVIGLITPIPFGIIIGPFIGALVGEMIHRNDINKAMKAAFGSFLGFIASTFLKFIVAIIYLGLFITKLLEHNASWF, from the coding sequence ATGGAAATTTTTCTAATTATACTTGGTATTCTATTGATGATTTTAGGTATATTGGGTAGCTTTTTGCCAATATTACCTGGCCCTCTTACAAGTTGGGTTGGACTGTTAGTACTTCATTTTACTGAAGGTGTACAGCTAAGCAATACATTTTTAATTGTTACACTAGTCGTGGCTATTATAATTTATGTTCTAGACTATATAATTCCTGCAATAGGTACAAAACGTTTTGGAGGTAGTAAAGAAGGTATGATTGGTACGACACTAGGTTTAGTCATTGGACTTATAACACCAATTCCTTTTGGCATTATCATTGGGCCATTTATTGGTGCTTTGGTTGGCGAAATGATTCATCGTAACGACATCAACAAAGCAATGAAAGCAGCATTTGGTTCTTTCTTAGGATTTATAGCTTCAACGTTCTTAAAGTTTATTGTTGCTATAATATACTTAGGCCTTTTTATAACCAAACTATTAGAACATAATGCGAGCTGGTTTTAA
- the trxA gene encoding thioredoxin: MALEITDATFEETVLKSDKPVMVDFWAAWCGPCRMVGPIIDEISSEYEGKAVVGKVDVDANQEFAAKYGVRNIPTVLVFQNGEVVGRQVGVAPKNAYAEAIDALL; the protein is encoded by the coding sequence ATGGCATTAGAAATAACAGATGCAACGTTTGAAGAAACAGTATTAAAAAGTGATAAACCAGTAATGGTAGATTTTTGGGCAGCTTGGTGTGGACCATGTCGTATGGTTGGGCCAATCATTGACGAAATCTCTTCTGAGTACGAAGGTAAAGCTGTAGTTGGTAAGGTTGATGTAGACGCTAACCAAGAGTTTGCGGCTAAGTATGGTGTAAGAAACATACCTACGGTTTTAGTATTTCAAAATGGTGAAGTAGTAGGTCGTCAAGTAGGTGTAGCTCCTAAAAATGCTTATGCAGAAGCAATCGACGCACTTTTATAA
- a CDS encoding response regulator, with translation MKHINILMVDDHPIIIEGYQNVLMATKEEDQTLLIDTANNCDTAQLMINRAAKGTPYDVCFFDISLPPSEDGRYASGEDLALLAKRVLPDAKIIILTMFNESFRIHNIIKEINPDGFLIKSDLTSMELADAFQQILKYPPYYSSTVSNYVKKTITSEIYVDDINRKILHLLSQGIKTKSLSEYIPLSTSAIEKRKKQLKLLFSVDDGKDETLLSEAREKGYL, from the coding sequence ATGAAACATATTAACATCTTAATGGTAGATGATCACCCAATAATTATTGAGGGTTACCAAAATGTGTTAATGGCCACAAAGGAAGAAGACCAAACCCTACTTATTGATACAGCCAATAATTGTGATACGGCGCAATTAATGATAAACCGAGCGGCTAAAGGTACACCATATGATGTATGCTTTTTTGATATTAGTTTACCACCTTCTGAGGACGGTAGATATGCATCGGGTGAAGATTTGGCTTTATTAGCTAAAAGAGTGCTTCCGGATGCTAAAATTATTATTCTTACCATGTTTAATGAATCGTTTAGAATTCATAATATTATCAAAGAAATAAATCCAGACGGTTTTCTCATAAAAAGTGATTTAACTTCTATGGAATTGGCAGATGCTTTTCAGCAAATTCTTAAATATCCGCCTTATTATAGCAGTACTGTAAGTAACTATGTGAAAAAGACAATTACCAGCGAAATTTATGTAGATGATATTAATAGAAAAATTTTACATCTTTTATCTCAAGGTATAAAAACCAAAAGTCTGAGCGAATATATTCCGCTGTCTACTAGCGCTATAGAAAAACGAAAAAAACAACTCAAATTATTGTTTTCAGTTGATGATGGTAAGGACGAAACATTACTTTCTGAAGCCAGAGAAAAGGGGTATTTGTAA
- a CDS encoding DUF58 domain-containing protein, which translates to MDLQLELNKAGGFKNLELLAKQVVEGFIAGMHKSPFHGFSAEFAEHKIYNQGESTKHIDWKLYAKTDRLYTKRYDEETNLRCHLILDNSTSMHYPESASTTIDNLNKSAFSALACASLMHILKKQRDAVGLSIYSDTYDFYAPEKGSERHHQMLLSKLSEAVVSKPDSKSTETYTYLHQIAEKIHRRSLIFVFTDMFQTSEDDEKLFEALRHLKHNKHEVVLFHVFDKEKELTFEFDNRPKRFIDVETGEYINLYPDNIKDNYKKAVNTYFKSLKLKCGQYRIKYVEADIRKGFDQILTTYMIERQKFV; encoded by the coding sequence ATGGATTTACAGTTAGAACTTAATAAAGCAGGTGGTTTTAAAAACCTAGAACTTTTAGCAAAGCAAGTTGTTGAAGGCTTTATTGCTGGGATGCACAAAAGCCCTTTTCATGGCTTTTCGGCAGAGTTTGCAGAACATAAGATTTACAATCAAGGCGAAAGCACCAAGCACATCGACTGGAAACTGTATGCTAAAACAGACCGATTGTACACTAAACGCTACGATGAAGAAACCAATTTAAGATGTCATCTCATCTTGGATAACAGTACCTCTATGCATTATCCAGAATCTGCTAGTACAACAATAGATAACCTTAACAAATCTGCTTTTTCGGCTTTAGCTTGCGCGTCTTTAATGCACATATTAAAAAAACAGCGCGATGCTGTCGGGTTAAGTATCTATAGTGATACTTACGATTTTTATGCTCCAGAAAAAGGAAGTGAGCGACATCATCAAATGTTGCTAAGTAAACTCAGTGAAGCTGTAGTATCAAAACCAGATTCAAAAAGCACGGAGACATACACGTATTTACATCAAATTGCAGAAAAAATTCACAGACGATCATTAATTTTTGTGTTTACAGATATGTTTCAAACTTCAGAAGACGACGAAAAGTTGTTTGAAGCGCTTCGTCACCTTAAGCATAACAAACATGAAGTCGTATTGTTTCATGTATTTGATAAGGAGAAAGAATTAACGTTTGAATTTGATAATAGACCTAAACGGTTTATTGATGTTGAAACAGGAGAGTATATCAATTTATACCCAGACAACATTAAAGATAATTACAAAAAGGCCGTAAATACTTATTTCAAATCTTTGAAATTAAAATGTGGTCAATACAGAATTAAGTATGTAGAGGCTGATATAAGGAAAGGTTTTGATCAGATATTAACCACTTATATGATTGAGCGTCAAAAATTTGTTTAA